The sequence below is a genomic window from Variovorax paradoxus B4.
TACATCCGCAAGGACAAGGCCGAGATCGCCAGCGACATGGAGCGCGTGTTCGTGACCTTCCCGCGCCTGCGCGAGCGCAAGGACCAGCTCGCGGGCACCATGTCGGGCGGAGAACAGCAGATGCTGGCCATGGGCCGTGCACTCATGGCGCGCCCCAAGGTGCTGTTGCTCGACGAGCCCACCATGGGCCTGTCGCCCATCATGTGCGACAAGATCTTCGAGGTGGTGCAGACCGTGGCCGCACAGGGCGTGACCATCCTGCTGGTGGAACAGAACGCCAATCGCGCGCTGCAGCTGGCCGACCGCGGCTACGTGATGGAGTCGGGGCTCATCACGATGACGGGCGATGCCAAGGAACTGCTGAGCGACCCGCGCGTGCGGGCCGCTTACCTGGGCGAATAGCCCTCGAGGATCAGTCGACCCTGGCGCCGGTCGCCTTCACGACGGCTTCGTACTTGGAGAGTTCGCTCTTCATGAACGCGCCGAACTGCTCCGGCGAACTGGCCACCGGCTCGGCCAGCAGCGTGGCGAAGCGGGTCTTCGTTTCCGGTGCATTCAGCGCCGCCACGAAAGCCTGGTTGAGCTTCATGACCACGTCGTGCGGTGTGCCGGCAGGTGCCACCAGGCCCCACCAGGTGTCGATCGAGAAGCCCTTGAGGGTGTCGGCCACCGGCGGCACGTCGGGCATGGCGCTGCTGCGCTGCAAGGTCGTCACCGCAATGGCCTTGAGCTTGCCCGAGCGGATGTTCGGCGCCGCCGTTGCCAGGTTGTCGAAGTTGAAGTCGACCTGGCCCGAGAGCAGCGCCAGTTG
It includes:
- a CDS encoding ABC transporter ATP-binding protein; this translates as MTSAEETTATATATPPKTAANATGKTLLKVSGLKVGYGGIQAVKGVDFEVHEGELVSLIGSNGAGKTTTMKAITGTLPAGAGTIEFLGRNIKGRGAWDLVGEGLVMVPEGRGVFTRMTITENLQIGAYIRKDKAEIASDMERVFVTFPRLRERKDQLAGTMSGGEQQMLAMGRALMARPKVLLLDEPTMGLSPIMCDKIFEVVQTVAAQGVTILLVEQNANRALQLADRGYVMESGLITMTGDAKELLSDPRVRAAYLGE